The following proteins come from a genomic window of Corynebacterium hansenii:
- a CDS encoding acyl-CoA dehydrogenase family protein, with translation MDTNDDAIRSERRGDDVAMGSTERADDIDKVAAAAVAEDAGVGDGKDKEKGRGGDKGRGGDKAGDGKSKPETVGKGPAKLPATPDPAVAKELQKVLDGKYADERERVRAFLDDEFFRPQAGLPLDEAREAVLARLERLRDTGMPKGVFSADHGGTGEIGATLTGMEMVGHADLGVMVKSGVQWGLFGGAVEALGSERHMHLVPQIINLDLLGCFAMTERGHGSDVQNLLTTATYDAETDEFVVHSPSLAAEKTYIGNAARHGRMAAVFAQLHTPGSATDANHDPAESHGVHCILVPIRDEDGNPMPGVTLGDHGLKGGLPGVDNGTIMFDNVRVPRENLLNRFGDVDERGNYSSPIDSRNRRFFTMLGTLIRGRISVGAAAGAATRSSLTIALRYATRRRQFEGVPGNEKRLIEHRSHRLRLLPRLARSYALALLQNQIIARLDEQESLIAAGEWDVAKPTDEQQWKQREMESRAAAVKAAATRHATDTIQACREACGGAGYMAENLLTIHKDDSDVFTTFEGDNTVLIQMVGKELITAYARGLSDLDPMGMLRFGVENVGDILLRRTPLARSVQTLIDSVTDREETDIFDAGYQVKLFEDRESNLLKSLARRLSGAKKMEVEDAVAAVDAAQDHLIACGWARVDAMLLEALVEAEASLDDGSPVKDVFVQIRTLFALSVINDHSGWYQEQNVLNGLRTKAVRAAINDLVDSLGPWADVLVDAFAVPEALVSVPMLDDAGVDAR, from the coding sequence ATGGACACCAATGACGACGCCATCCGATCCGAGCGACGCGGCGACGACGTCGCCATGGGGAGCACCGAACGGGCCGACGACATCGACAAGGTCGCGGCCGCCGCCGTCGCCGAGGACGCGGGAGTCGGCGACGGGAAAGACAAGGAGAAGGGCAGGGGCGGGGACAAGGGCAGAGGCGGGGACAAGGCCGGGGACGGCAAGTCCAAGCCCGAAACCGTGGGCAAGGGGCCCGCGAAACTGCCCGCCACCCCGGATCCCGCGGTGGCGAAGGAACTGCAGAAGGTCCTCGACGGCAAGTACGCCGACGAACGCGAACGCGTCCGGGCCTTCCTCGACGACGAATTCTTCCGCCCGCAGGCGGGACTGCCGCTGGACGAGGCCCGCGAGGCGGTGCTCGCCCGGCTCGAACGCCTCCGCGACACCGGCATGCCCAAGGGCGTGTTCAGCGCCGACCATGGCGGCACCGGCGAAATCGGCGCGACCCTGACCGGGATGGAGATGGTCGGGCACGCGGATCTCGGAGTCATGGTGAAGTCCGGCGTCCAGTGGGGGTTGTTCGGCGGCGCGGTCGAGGCGCTGGGCAGCGAGCGCCACATGCACCTCGTGCCGCAGATCATCAACCTGGACCTGCTCGGCTGCTTCGCCATGACCGAGCGCGGCCACGGCTCCGACGTGCAGAACCTGCTGACCACCGCCACCTACGACGCCGAAACCGACGAGTTCGTCGTCCACTCCCCCAGCTTGGCGGCGGAGAAGACGTACATCGGCAACGCCGCCCGCCACGGCCGCATGGCCGCTGTGTTCGCGCAGCTGCACACGCCCGGCAGCGCCACCGACGCCAACCACGACCCCGCCGAATCCCACGGGGTGCACTGCATCCTCGTGCCCATCCGCGACGAGGACGGCAACCCGATGCCGGGCGTCACCCTCGGCGACCACGGCCTCAAGGGCGGGCTGCCGGGCGTGGACAACGGCACGATCATGTTCGACAACGTGCGGGTGCCGCGCGAGAACCTGCTCAACCGCTTCGGCGACGTCGACGAGCGCGGCAACTACTCGTCGCCGATCGACTCGCGCAACCGCCGCTTCTTCACCATGCTGGGCACGCTGATCCGCGGCCGCATCTCCGTCGGCGCGGCGGCCGGCGCGGCGACGCGATCGTCGCTGACCATCGCCCTGCGCTACGCCACCCGCCGCCGCCAGTTCGAGGGCGTGCCCGGCAACGAGAAGCGGCTCATCGAGCACCGCTCCCACCGTCTGCGCCTGCTGCCGCGCCTGGCCCGCTCCTACGCCCTGGCGCTGCTGCAGAACCAGATCATCGCCCGCCTGGACGAGCAGGAGAGCCTGATCGCCGCCGGCGAGTGGGACGTCGCAAAGCCCACCGACGAGCAGCAATGGAAGCAGCGTGAAATGGAATCGCGCGCCGCGGCCGTGAAGGCCGCCGCCACCCGCCACGCCACGGACACCATCCAGGCGTGCCGCGAGGCCTGCGGCGGCGCCGGCTACATGGCGGAGAACCTGCTGACCATCCACAAGGACGACTCCGACGTGTTCACCACGTTCGAGGGCGACAACACCGTCCTGATCCAGATGGTGGGCAAGGAGCTGATCACGGCCTACGCGCGCGGCCTGTCCGACCTCGACCCGATGGGCATGCTGCGCTTCGGCGTCGAGAACGTCGGCGACATCCTGCTGCGCCGCACCCCGCTGGCCCGGTCGGTGCAGACGCTCATCGACAGCGTCACCGACCGCGAGGAAACCGACATCTTCGACGCCGGCTACCAGGTCAAGCTCTTCGAGGACCGAGAGTCGAACCTGCTGAAGTCGCTCGCGCGGCGCCTCAGCGGCGCGAAAAAGATGGAGGTGGAGGACGCCGTCGCGGCCGTCGACGCCGCGCAGGACCACCTCATCGCCTGCGGGTGGGCGCGGGTCGACGCGATGCTGCTGGAGGCGCTCGTGGAGGCGGAGGCCTCGCTTGACGACGGCTCGCCGGTGAAGGACGTGTTCGTGCAGATTCGCACGCTGTTCGCATTGTCCGTCATCAACGACCACTCGGGCTGGTACCAGGAGCAGAACGTGCTGAACGGCCTGCGCACGAAGGCGGTGCGCGCGGCGATCAACGACCTCGTCGATTCGCTGGGGCCGTGGGCCGACGTGCTCGTCGACGCCTTCGCCGTGCCGGAGGCCCTGGTGTCCGTGCCGATGCTCGACGACGCGGGGGTGGACGCCCGCTGA
- a CDS encoding AMP-binding protein, with protein MSAEINSAPKLPLPFQVKAVAKSLSPLLKTGALYMTPKTAPFCLNCIRRWRFAVGGLITMSAERYPDRLALVDDEGELTYAELRDDVWALARALKDRGMGPESRFGIIARNGRGIIIPMAVKGLLGSEIMIMNIGSSAHQISGLLNETKIDYLFVDEEFLERVPEDIGDCTVVVTHVFDKDNRPEVPENYLFMQDLIDAGGTSELETRPKQGRIIIMSSGTTGIPKGVLRNEPKTPATLGAIADRIPWRRNMVIHQSASMFHAWGWANVIIAMVTGATLVTQRQFEPKAALEQFDKYGVNGLVSAAIFLRILNDELEANPRPNPGPFEFMISSGNAIPAWLVTALTKRFGPVVCNFYGSTEAGLTSIATGPELAERPDSAGRPAIGAHVRILDDDDNDVPAGEIGRIHTAQELAFTGYMASQRDKFRTVDGLLEIGDLGRMDEDGFLYVCGRSDDMVIKGGENTFPREVDEVLGALDGVEDLHTIGVNNTKTLLAELHTFVIRKDNQAGNALDPDEMRQVVRENLAEHSVPEHIHFVDDLPRNATGKVVPRLLPVPEPE; from the coding sequence ATGTCCGCCGAAATCAACTCCGCACCCAAGCTGCCGCTGCCGTTCCAGGTGAAGGCCGTTGCGAAGTCTCTGAGCCCCCTCCTCAAAACGGGCGCCCTCTACATGACTCCGAAGACCGCGCCGTTCTGCCTCAACTGCATCCGGCGCTGGCGCTTCGCGGTCGGCGGCCTGATCACCATGAGCGCCGAGCGTTACCCGGACCGCCTCGCGCTCGTCGACGACGAGGGCGAGCTGACTTACGCCGAGCTGCGCGACGACGTGTGGGCGCTGGCCCGCGCGCTCAAGGACCGCGGCATGGGCCCCGAGTCCCGCTTCGGCATCATCGCCCGCAACGGCCGCGGCATCATCATCCCGATGGCGGTCAAGGGCCTGCTGGGCTCCGAGATCATGATCATGAACATCGGCTCCTCGGCCCACCAGATCTCCGGCCTCCTCAACGAGACCAAGATCGATTACCTCTTCGTCGACGAGGAGTTCCTCGAGCGCGTGCCGGAGGACATCGGCGACTGCACCGTCGTGGTCACGCACGTCTTCGACAAGGACAACCGCCCCGAGGTCCCCGAGAACTACCTGTTCATGCAGGATCTCATCGACGCCGGCGGCACCTCGGAGCTGGAGACCCGCCCGAAGCAGGGCCGCATCATCATCATGTCGTCGGGCACCACGGGCATCCCGAAGGGCGTGCTGCGCAACGAGCCGAAGACCCCGGCGACCCTGGGCGCCATCGCGGACCGCATTCCGTGGCGCCGCAACATGGTCATCCACCAGTCCGCGTCGATGTTCCACGCCTGGGGCTGGGCGAACGTCATCATCGCGATGGTCACCGGCGCGACCCTGGTCACCCAGCGCCAGTTCGAGCCGAAGGCCGCGCTGGAGCAGTTCGACAAGTACGGCGTCAACGGCCTGGTGTCGGCTGCGATCTTCCTCCGCATCCTCAATGACGAGCTCGAGGCCAACCCGCGCCCGAACCCGGGTCCGTTCGAGTTCATGATTTCCTCGGGCAACGCCATCCCGGCGTGGCTGGTCACCGCACTGACCAAGCGTTTCGGCCCGGTGGTCTGCAACTTCTACGGTTCGACCGAGGCCGGCCTGACCTCCATCGCCACCGGCCCGGAGCTCGCGGAGCGCCCGGATTCGGCGGGCCGCCCCGCCATCGGCGCGCACGTCCGCATCCTCGACGACGACGACAACGATGTCCCGGCCGGCGAGATCGGCCGCATCCACACCGCCCAGGAGCTTGCGTTCACGGGTTACATGGCGTCGCAGCGCGACAAGTTCCGCACGGTCGACGGCCTGCTGGAGATCGGCGACCTGGGCCGCATGGACGAGGACGGCTTCCTCTACGTTTGCGGCCGTTCGGACGACATGGTGATCAAGGGCGGCGAGAACACCTTCCCGCGCGAGGTCGACGAGGTCCTGGGCGCCCTCGACGGTGTCGAGGATCTGCACACCATCGGCGTGAACAACACGAAGACGCTGCTCGCCGAGCTGCACACGTTCGTGATCCGCAAGGACAACCAGGCGGGCAACGCGCTGGATCCGGATGAGATGCGCCAGGTCGTCCGCGAGAACCTCGCGGAGCACTCGGTGCCGGAGCACATCCACTTCGTGGATGATCTGCCGCGCAACGCGACCGGCAAGGTCGTCCCGCGTCTGCTGCCGGTTCCGGAGCCGGAGTAA
- a CDS encoding SDR family NAD(P)-dependent oxidoreductase has protein sequence MGKPVAVVTGASSGIGAATAAALAAAGYEVVLGARRADKLAEVARRIGDAGGTARVVELDVTDQTAVDALAAEVQSCDVLVNNAGGALGMESVEDAVEEKWRWMYDVNVLGTLRVTRALLPALKAAKGAVITIGSIAARQNYPGGAGYNAAKHGERALTEVLRQEIAADGVRVTEIDPGRVHTDFSLVRFDGDAEKAGRVYEGVESLTAEDVAEVITFVATRPAHVNIDFLQITPIDQAGNAAPKPVK, from the coding sequence ATGGGCAAGCCCGTCGCAGTAGTCACCGGCGCATCCTCGGGAATCGGCGCCGCCACAGCCGCCGCACTCGCCGCCGCGGGATACGAAGTCGTGCTCGGCGCGCGGCGCGCCGACAAACTCGCCGAGGTCGCCCGCCGCATCGGCGACGCCGGCGGAACGGCGCGGGTCGTCGAACTCGACGTCACCGACCAAACCGCCGTCGACGCCCTCGCCGCCGAGGTCCAGTCATGCGACGTGCTGGTCAACAATGCCGGCGGCGCCCTGGGCATGGAATCCGTCGAAGACGCCGTCGAGGAAAAATGGCGCTGGATGTACGACGTCAACGTCCTGGGCACCCTCCGCGTCACCCGCGCCCTGCTGCCCGCGCTGAAGGCCGCGAAAGGCGCCGTGATCACCATCGGCTCCATCGCCGCCCGCCAGAACTACCCCGGCGGCGCCGGATACAACGCCGCCAAGCACGGCGAACGCGCCCTGACCGAGGTGCTGCGCCAGGAGATCGCCGCCGACGGCGTCCGTGTCACCGAAATCGACCCCGGCCGCGTGCACACCGACTTCTCGCTCGTGCGCTTCGACGGAGACGCCGAGAAGGCCGGCCGCGTCTACGAGGGCGTCGAGTCGCTGACCGCCGAGGACGTCGCCGAAGTGATCACCTTCGTGGCCACCCGCCCCGCGCACGTCAACATCGACTTCCTGCAGATCACCCCCATCGACCAGGCCGGCAACGCCGCGCCGAAGCCGGTGAAGTAG
- a CDS encoding alpha/beta hydrolase family protein, producing MNGPGTPMVDRRTVVKLLGLAAAGFAVGGVATCDGPRGVSEKDAGAAGAVRYSYGWHERQVGDLFLPQGAKRDGAGPLPLAVMIHGGGWSGFSTAASTGHMAADLARRGMAVWNIEYRGSGRGGGWPHTYVDVAAAMDHVPKLAGQADVEIDLDRVTVTGVSAGGNLAAWAAGRTMLPPEIPGSRPKFPVRNCVAICGVYDLAKAFRAGDKHIVPLLGGPPEAYPDRYRDASPVFHVDPGVRMSVLHGRNDRTVSFEQATVYADAARAAGNPVDLRILHDADHGSWGKIHGAPWALAKKAIAGQLGLSA from the coding sequence ATGAACGGGCCGGGCACGCCGATGGTGGACCGGCGGACCGTCGTAAAGCTGCTCGGCCTGGCCGCCGCCGGCTTCGCGGTCGGGGGCGTGGCCACGTGCGACGGGCCGCGGGGCGTGTCCGAGAAGGACGCCGGGGCCGCCGGTGCGGTGCGGTACTCCTACGGGTGGCATGAGCGGCAGGTCGGGGACCTCTTCCTGCCCCAGGGGGCCAAACGCGACGGCGCCGGGCCGCTGCCGCTGGCCGTGATGATCCACGGCGGCGGCTGGTCGGGGTTCTCCACCGCCGCATCCACCGGGCACATGGCCGCCGACCTGGCGCGGCGCGGCATGGCCGTGTGGAACATCGAGTACCGCGGCAGCGGGCGCGGCGGCGGGTGGCCGCACACGTACGTCGACGTCGCCGCCGCGATGGACCACGTGCCCAAGCTGGCCGGGCAGGCCGACGTGGAGATCGACCTCGACCGCGTCACCGTCACCGGCGTCAGCGCCGGCGGCAACCTCGCGGCGTGGGCGGCGGGGCGGACGATGCTGCCGCCGGAGATCCCCGGTTCGCGGCCGAAGTTCCCCGTGCGCAACTGCGTGGCCATCTGCGGCGTGTACGACCTGGCCAAGGCGTTCCGGGCGGGCGACAAGCACATCGTCCCGCTGCTCGGCGGCCCGCCCGAGGCTTACCCCGACCGCTACCGCGACGCTTCGCCCGTCTTCCACGTCGACCCCGGCGTGCGCATGTCCGTGCTGCACGGCCGCAACGATCGCACCGTCTCCTTCGAGCAGGCCACCGTCTACGCCGACGCCGCCCGCGCCGCCGGCAACCCCGTCGATCTGCGGATCCTCCACGACGCCGACCACGGCTCCTGGGGCAAGATCCACGGAGCCCCGTGGGCGCTGGCGAAGAAGGCCATCGCCGGACAGCTGGGCCTGAGCGCGTAG
- a CDS encoding LysE family transporter yields the protein MTVTAFLALLGVWFAAICSPGPDLLCLVRIATRSRARGLAAAAGIVAGILVWLVLTLAGLGALLAAAPWLLSVLQIAGGAYLLWLGFSALRAGVRALRGGGAPSPDPLDDAHVPAEQRPGLTGAFLQGLFTNLSNPKAVIFFGAVFTRFIEPGMGFGQQALIVAVLAACSIAWFGGVARGLGHPAFAGALHRAGPWIDAVSGAIFLILAVAVIAEGAGSL from the coding sequence ATGACCGTCACCGCCTTCCTCGCACTGCTCGGCGTCTGGTTCGCGGCGATCTGCTCGCCGGGGCCGGATCTGCTGTGCCTGGTGCGCATCGCCACGCGGTCGCGGGCGCGGGGGCTGGCCGCCGCGGCGGGAATCGTCGCGGGCATCCTCGTGTGGCTGGTGCTGACGCTCGCCGGACTCGGCGCGCTGCTCGCCGCCGCGCCGTGGCTGCTGTCGGTTCTGCAGATCGCCGGCGGCGCGTACCTGCTGTGGCTCGGCTTCTCCGCGCTGCGGGCGGGCGTGCGCGCGTTGCGCGGCGGCGGGGCGCCGTCCCCGGACCCGCTTGACGACGCCCACGTCCCCGCCGAGCAGCGCCCCGGCCTGACCGGCGCATTCCTGCAGGGCCTGTTCACCAACCTGTCCAATCCGAAGGCCGTCATCTTCTTCGGTGCGGTGTTCACCAGGTTCATCGAGCCGGGCATGGGCTTCGGGCAGCAGGCGCTCATCGTGGCCGTCTTGGCGGCCTGCTCCATCGCGTGGTTCGGCGGTGTCGCCCGGGGCCTCGGCCACCCCGCATTCGCCGGGGCGCTGCACCGCGCCGGGCCGTGGATCGACGCCGTCTCCGGCGCCATTTTCCTGATCCTCGCCGTCGCCGTGATCGCCGAAGGCGCCGGCTCCCTCTGA
- a CDS encoding SDR family oxidoreductase — MDGDAGVGGGAIGSAVERAGGRPIALITGASRGIGRAVALDLGRDHHVLVGATTAEGAEAVVSELPSAEAFVADLTDPDQVAAAVARAGLDGGGAGGGVGENGGGAADAPASRKPRLDVLVHSAGIWAKSTVADADRDEWSRLLDINVVAVVDLTRRLLPALREGHGTVVAINSGSGYKSGPGLGLYSASKFALRAITDALREEERGRVRVSSVHPGRVDTDMQVQIMGADGYDGSKYVHVDSIAAAVRLCVDATDDCIVEEVTVRPRN, encoded by the coding sequence GTGGATGGCGACGCCGGCGTGGGCGGTGGTGCGATTGGCTCCGCTGTGGAGCGTGCGGGCGGCCGCCCGATTGCGCTGATCACCGGAGCGTCGCGGGGGATCGGCCGTGCGGTGGCGCTCGATCTCGGGCGCGACCATCACGTCCTCGTCGGTGCGACGACCGCCGAAGGGGCGGAGGCCGTGGTGTCGGAGCTGCCCTCCGCCGAGGCGTTCGTCGCCGACCTGACGGACCCCGACCAAGTCGCCGCCGCCGTCGCGCGGGCGGGGCTCGACGGTGGTGGTGCAGGCGGCGGTGTCGGGGAGAACGGGGGCGGCGCGGCGGATGCGCCGGCGTCGCGGAAGCCGCGGCTCGACGTGTTGGTTCATTCGGCCGGGATATGGGCGAAGAGCACCGTCGCCGACGCCGACCGCGACGAATGGTCGAGGTTGCTGGACATCAACGTCGTCGCCGTCGTCGACCTGACCCGCCGCTTGCTGCCGGCGCTCCGCGAGGGGCACGGCACGGTCGTGGCGATCAACTCGGGCTCCGGCTACAAGTCGGGGCCGGGCCTGGGCCTGTATTCGGCGTCGAAGTTCGCGTTGCGCGCCATAACCGACGCCCTGCGCGAAGAGGAGCGTGGCCGCGTGCGCGTCTCCTCCGTCCACCCGGGTCGCGTGGACACCGACATGCAGGTGCAGATCATGGGCGCCGACGGCTACGACGGCTCGAAGTACGTCCACGTCGACTCCATCGCCGCCGCCGTGCGGCTGTGCGTCGATGCGACGGATGACTGCATCGTGGAGGAAGTAACCGTCCGCCCGCGCAATTAA